In Corylus avellana chromosome ca8, CavTom2PMs-1.0, the genomic stretch GATTTGGCTATTTTGAAAACATAGGgggaaacaaataaaaacgTGTAAACTGAGGTACTAATAAAATAGTTAACCCTATTTTCTAAATTGAAAACCTACAATTGATCCTTAGAAACATCCTAGCAAACAAAATCGTTCAGAGAAAGTAAGAAGGCCATTTGTTGGAATATGTTTATCTAATGCTTCAAATGAGCTGTTACTAGGTGTGTCAAAAAATACCGGAAAACCGGGGAATCGAGGAACCGATTCCGATTCCGAttccggtttttggcacccggttataaccggccAACTGGGTAACagggtgatatatatatatattgcttttatttttagtttttagtacttgtttttattgtttttattgttttctttaggtttgtaGTTGTTGTGAGGAGatatctttttttgttgttggtttgtttacatatATTATGTAGGGAAATGCATGGTatttttctagtgttctcccaactgtgatgtggcttttaaaattaccaatagattaaaagtcaataatgattcaacggtaattttaaaagccacatcacagttgggagaacATTAtgagaacacctagcattttcctattATGTATTAGGTAggcttttaaaatgatttttttggcattttaaaaaattggatttttatttttaaggcccatataggcaaaaacattgatttttttaggatttttgggcttttttttaagtttttttttttttttaaaaaaaaaattatttggaacaatcacaacaaagcctagTTTATTGGGACAAAAAGGCTAATAGTTGTTTTTAAAATGGGCCAACTGTGTGCAAAAAATGGGCTTaatttaggcccaatacctaaaataagcccaaaatacaaatttttttaaataccggTTACCCCGTCCGGATAACTGGGTACAAACCGGAACCAACCGGTTAACCGGGAATTGGTCACCtagttccggtttcccaaaatcAATAACGTAACCGGCTCCCGGTTTCCCAAAATCAATAACCGGGGTACCCCTGTTCCGGTTCTCGTTTGGCCAATAACCGGGAACCGGAACCAGGTTGACACCCCTAGCTATAACTCTTGGAGAAATTTGATTAATCAAGATTTTCTAGGGATAACTCATTCGTGCTCATACAAAAAGGCTGCATTGGCCTATGACAAATTTACTAATTGTTGATTCagctttggtttttttattttttatttttatttttgtgcattCAGAACACAATTTGGGGTGTCACACATCTTTAATTATTAATGTAACATTCTTACTTTGCGTCTTTTGCGAACAAGAGACGTAACATCAACCTTATACGTAACCATTGGTGAAACATCACATCTTGGACATCTATCATTTCTTGTTAAATTATCCCATCAGTCTTTATGATAAAATGCTTTACAATGTTGGCTAAACATTGTAGCGAAAGGTCAAGGATTATGCAATCCccatcaccattggatcaactATCAAGCATGCTTAAAGTTCAAAGACAAGTATCTAGGATATTACAATTTTGATtataatttcatacaaattgatGTAATAATCTGTGTATTACGTTACTTGTTACGTCAGTAACTAGTGTGACAAGTGCCACGTCAATTTATAATGAAAATTATAGTACCACTAATATGATTCAAATCTAAAATATTAGGAAGTACAAATTCTCATAAATAAGATCATGCAAATTAGGCAAAGATTTACCCTTTGGAgtgttaaaatatcaaagtagGTTAAGTTAAGAGTTtctcatttaatttaatgtcTAGTTAAACTTCTATTGCAGGGATTTACTATCCTCTTTGGTAGAAAGTTTGTGATATTTTAACAAGGATCATGAGTCTATTGGTTGATACGAATGTagttaacaaaattttaaaacctaaaatcccatttttctttgaaaaaactATTAAATTGGTCGTAATGATTTAAATCGtttcttataaataaaaatttatttcatttctcGCTGCCTTTTGGATGGAAGAATCTATTTAACGGTCCAAAGAATGAAGAATAATGAAATAAGATTTAAATAATaagttgcaatttgaaaatgacaTTAAATATAgtgactaatttaattaattaatttttttttaatttttaattttttttattattatttaaataggTTTTGGCAATTGGTCATAATGATTTAAATCGTTTtttataaagattaaaaaaaaaaaggaaaagactgGATAGAACACTTGTGCGACGAACATTTCAAGCAGCTTAGCTAAAAGAccaatattagctatatttagctattattgttcttttttttagcTCCAACAGAGTAGTTTGCCATTAGCTAGAATAGCTACATTGCTACAATGAATAGCAATTTGGAGCTATTCACGgtagcacactagatgaataaaatattgtttattgtttctttattttacattttttcatccaatatcttttatttcttctgaacACCTTTTTACATCTGctatgtctctctctcaaacacaaaatttatctctctcgctcacaaaattttttcacacagttggatgaaaaaattgaatgtataaaaaatttatttcatggaaacaaacaaacggaaacaaatcaattgcagttggatgaaaaaatttatttatgttattaattttaagaattagtacctgCATGTAAGATGAAtgttctatatatgtgtttatttttgtttttatgaatgatttctatatatgtgttggTGTtgtcaataatataataaaaaaagaatgagaaataatattttaaagaaaatagagaatgaaatagagaatttgttagagtgtgtagtgaaaaaaaataggtaaagtaaaaaattgtacttttcaataggtaaaatacctaatgctgcTGGACATGCTTATGGGCAAAAAGCATGAAATATTAACGGTTGTCCGGAAACGGTTCAAACCCCAATCACTATTGACATAAAAAGAGCAAGTGAGCAGAGAAGTGGTAGGCTTTGGAAAACAAAGATCCCATCTTTAAGGTATTATTGATGAAGCCGATTGGGATCCCTGGCAGTAGGGGAAAATTGCgcatcaattttcttttttttttttaaatcttggCTATCAATTTTCATCTAACAGTCACCAACCCGCCATGTGTTttactcaatataaaataataaaataaataatggttcggccaccccatttttcccataggggatggccggccaccccagcttagcctagggggtggctgcGGCCACCGCCAACCGGCGAAGCCACCCTCCATGGCTGAgttggggtggccagccaccctatattttttaataagttattttatttttattttttaaatgtaaataatattttattattttatattgagtgggacacgtggcgggTTGGTGGCTgtttaatgaaaatgaatagccaagatttaaaaaaaaaaaaaattgatgggtaATTTTCACACTATTGCTGGGATCCCAAATTCCCAATCCAATCTTCGGTGGAGAACTTGACAAATCTTCTGGATTCATCCATCTCAGCTGTCTCCATCAGGTCTTTAGTTTTTACACTCAGATTGTTGTCAATCTACatgttttgctttcttttcgAGATAACTATCCACTCTTTATcgctaaaaatatatatatttttgatatttttcttgaacTACAATAgtctattgaaaaaaattaacaaaactttCATTGAAGGTCCTATTTATATGAAATCAagaaccttgtttttttttttttttcattaataatgGTGCTATTTTGAACGAATATATCTATTTTGAAACTGTCTTTTATATATCTGTGctattggtttttttatttcaaaggacaagggaaaaaataaaagaataattatttaattacacTGTGGCTGGTTTATACCCAAGAATCTGGGCGGTTAATTGCTATATCATTTAATTAGTGCAATCTATTTAATTGAGGCAGGAGATGAATTAAGAAACGAAGACATTGGTCAAACTCTgatataccatgttaaattatcgtTTATCCTAAGAGCTTAAAGTTCAAAAGATAAACTtagtaatttaaataatattttaaacaCTTTATATTAATGCAATATTTCTATTTGAGGGTAAAACTGATTCTCCATTACCATATAGTGGCTGATTTGCAGGTACAGTCAACATTACAGAATTTTTTCTTGAACACCAAGTTGGATTTGTACTTGCTTCGAATCGATGCTTTATGGAGAGGAAGGCCAAATGTGGGATTTGAAGGATGGAATACTGAGCAACAACATGTTGCAGAACTTAAATACTTGATTCTTGAGACCATGATTGTTCTATGAGAAGcttaattatgttattctgtTTTTGGATTGATTGTGTATTAACATAAAAGTTGAAGGACCTTTTTATGTGCATGAAATTGTAGATGGTTCCAACAGCTTTCCCCATTTCTATGGCCCATCTCGAAgttttaaggctttgtttggtaaatttCTTGTCCTTGGATACTGTAGCTGAGTggattgatttgaaaaaaataagaatggttggtataaaaaaagtaaaaaaatgatatggaaaagtgaaaattttattttgtaattatttttttatttaaatagtagtaaaaagtaaataatgtgatgTATATagtaaatgatttgatataaaaagtgaaaaaaatgtgagaatgttttgatgttaattttttttttaaaaatgaagtaaatagtaTTGAGGGGAGGGGAAGGGGTttaccaaacgaggccttagtCCTCTTCCCTTATCAGCAGATATGAAAGCAGAGAAGCTGTCTCTATCTGTTGGCCAGTTCAGATGTAGTTTGCTGGATTAAGCACTTCTGTTAAGTTGCTTTGATTTCTTCGTATACTTTTTGTATTGTGAGCATAgagggaggaagagagagaaagagagagagagagagagagagagattcatgTTGGAAATGTTATTATTGTTGTGCTACTATATGGAACTAGCATATAAAGTGCGGGTGTTTTTTCAttgtatttattaatatattagcATCTAATAtgctattttttatatttgatttggacAGAAAAGCacatttgtaaaaaataatataagtaaCTTCATTTTAGGCCTTTGAATTACCACGTGATTTGCCAAGTTCCcattgaacttcaaaatctctcaatttgaacctttgaactttcaattgcagtcaatttacctctttcgtcaatttttgccattaaaacccctaaaaagacaaaattacccttaaattttctttttattaagaacaaaaatttgaaaaaaaatggaaaacaaaaaaattgagaaaaacggttcacaaggtggcccaactgtgggtcaccttgtgattttttttttaataatatatatatttttaatttttaatttaaaattaagagtaaatttaaaattttataaaaaagtcaggagtataaatgttattgtctcacttttaacgtttaaaatctaacggaatggttcaaattgactgcaattgaaagttaatGAGTTCacattgagaggttttgaagtttgaataacttatcaaatcgcgtggtaattcagaaatttaaagtaaagttatcttaaaatatatatatatatataaaagttgtgCCACTTTGTGTCACATTCCTTAATATATTGTTTGTGGCATTGATCGTCTGTCTTTTTGGGATGAAATGGGTAATGCCCTAATAGGTGTTAGAGGCTTTGGCTGGTTGGAGAGGTCAATTTCAAAGTTGCTATAATTTAGAAGTATAGAGGAAGATGGCTCCTTTTGACTCGTTGGAGAGTCAATTTCAACGTTGCTATAATTTAGAAGTAATCATATCCCTGTGAAGCAAGACAAAAATATGAATGGTTTAGTCAAAACAGATATGATTATTATAGTAGCTAACAATTTATCACACttatcaagaagaaaaagagagagagatgacagAAGTTTCTAACAGGCATCCAGTAAAATGCAAACACAAAGGTTTCGTGCCTCGTGGGGTCAAATCGAACCAATCCCATAGAGGAAGCGTTCAAAGCCTATCAATGATGAGATAAGAGCAGATGTCACGTATTGGGAACAGGAGTTGGCAGCATGGCAAGCTTTCAATGAGAAGCTACATACGTGGCAGttattcttcttttatattaaaaataatttcactttaaacatttgaattatCAAGTAATTTGATAAATCTCTAAAACTTTCTTAATTTAAattcatgaactttcaattgcagtgagacaataatatttatacccctaacttttttataaaattgtaaatttatccttaattccaAGGGGtctttggcttttttttttttttttttttttttttaaaaaaaaaatcaaggatattttgatatttttaagtATTGCTGTTaaaagttaacggctaaatctgatgAAAAACTTGTCAAATTGCGTGATATTCAAGAATATAAAGTGAAGTACTATAAATAGAAGATAGAGTTAGCAACTTCCCATACTACTACTATATTAGTACATATCATAGGATCTCTCTGTCACACTGTATTCTTGGTGAgccatctttttttattaattttcaaattgcacTGCATTTTTTAATCTAATGGAGATCATGAAATGGTTTCTCAGTTCAATTTACTTTGAAGTGGATGACAGATAGAATgttgatgattttcttttattgtttgtttagCTCTTATTGTTCTAAGAAAACTACAATGAGCTCTGCAAGTTCAAATGAAGACTGCCTTGGATGGGCCGCAAGAGATGCATCTGGAGTTCTCTCACCTTACAAATTCACcagaaggtatatatatataaataattggttttctttcttcttgatgTTCAAAAACCATGCATGAATTTGTGTGCTGAACTGCTCTGCTACATATAGTAAATATTCCTGTCAAGAGATTGATTAACTGGTTTGCAAAACTTTATCCAGGGCTGTTGGAAGAGACGATGTTTCTATAAAAATCACACACTGTGGAATTTGTTATGCCGATGTAGTCTGGACCAGGAACAAACATGGAGACTCCAAGTATCCTGTAGTGCCTGGGTATGTGCCCTGGTTTATTGATACTGTGTAATTCTTATGATACAAATGTTGAGTTTAGTTCATCTTGAAAACATGCTTGTGCACTAGGAGCAACTTTCCTTTGACTTTCTCTAAGTTTAGGatacaaatatattttacaataacTTCCCTTACTTTTtcatataccattaaaatattatttctgtacaaaatacaagttctctacttaccctcacttttttcacaaaagttcaacacaattcctaattaaagacaaaaatatgaaaaaggagagaggaaagataaatatttatattaaaataatgtatataatataaacatttatctttcttctctctcatttttcatatttttgccTTTAATTAGGAattgtgttaaaattttgtgaaaatttgagggtaggtagggaacttgtatattaaaataatgtatatattcATCGTTtccccctctcccgctttgaatagaaaagaaaaagaaaaaaatgtatataaaacaACTTTTGGTTTCCTATACATTGAGAAACACTATAGCAACCGTTGATggttggttaaatgtagggaaTCTGATGTGAAtaagtttttgtggtttttttgaaatttttcttaaacataagAAAATGAATGGCATATAGGGCATATGCTGCTAGTGCCAAGGAGATAGTATCCAAATGCTTATATATACATCGGTTAAGATTGTATTTAAGTTATGTGTGACACTTAGAGATCGACGCCTATAACGGCCTACTCTATCGACACTTACTCAATGGTTGCCCTTTTCTCTTTTACCAGCTCCGCTCATCTATTAGTATTTAATTACTTGACATTATACATATACATAATACCAAGACATTTCAATCTAGCCtataaataatgttatatgTCACCTCCAACCCCTTCCTATCCTCCCAAAGCCTATATGGTGTGGTCCTCTATAGTATCTAGTGTAGGGAGATTAGTTTTTTAGTTAAGGACCACACCACGTAGGATTTGGAAGGATGGGGGTTGACGAATAGATATACTCTCCAGCTTATAGGTCTCCTTCTTCGTGACTCGATTACAAAGTCGTAACATCCTATACTCGGCGAGTTgctggctctaataccaaatgatacaaacattGAGTATAACTCATCATTGAAAATCGGTTTGCAAGGAGAAGATGTccaaaaatttatatacatatgattAAGATTGTACTAAAGCCATGCGAAACACATAGCATCGTAACATCTTACATTTCATTAAACTGATGTATCAATATTGATTATTTGCATGCCAGACATGAGATTGCAGGGATTGTGAAAGAGGTTGGCACCAACGTCCATCGTTTCAAAGTTGGCGACCATGTTGGGGTGGGAACTTACGTTAACTCTTGCAGAGATTGTGAGTTCTGTAACAAAAAGCTAGAAGTTCATTGTGCAAAGGGAGCTGTTTACACTTTTAACGGCATTGATATGGATGGTACAATCACCAAAGGAGGATACTCCGACTACATTGTTGTCCACGAAAGGCAAGTACTTTATATAATGTTGTATCCTTCACATACAATGTTCAACATTGCAGAGAGTGATCGATTTGGTCACTCATTCATACTTTGGCCCtctgaataaaaaattttggttccGTTCCCAACAAGGGAAAACGAGACGATTACTCATCGTGTCTTTGATGTCGATTgagaagatgacgaagaaatGGAATAATTTTCACTAGTTTTGTTTTGGTCTTAAATCTGCAGGTACTGCTATACTATTCCTGATAGCTATCCATTGGCTTCAGCTGCGCCTTTGCTTTGTGCTGGAATTACTGTTTATGCTCCTATGATGCGCCATAAGATGAATCAAGTTGGCAAATCTCTTGGAGTGATTGGCCTTGGTGGTCTAGGCCACATGGCAGTTAAGTTTGGgaaagcttttgggttgaatgtAACAGTTTTTAGCACAAGCATATCCAAGAAGGAGGAAGCCCTGAGTCTTCTAGGTGCAGACAAATTTGTGGTTTCATCTGACCAAAAGGAGATGGAGGTAAAACACACTAGTCTTCTGTCTTCTTGGGAGCATATTTGCAATACTAAAGTTGatgatggtatttttttttttttttgtaggcccTGGTTAAGTCACTTGACTTTATAATTGACACAGCATCTGGTGAACACCCACTTGATCCATACATATCAATCTTAAAGACTACTGGCATTCTGGTCGTAGTGTGTGCACCGAGTGAACTCAAGTTCAACCCTTTGGGCCTTTTACTAGGtaaggataaagtttttctccaaatcgAGTCAAAGGAAATTCTTCTGATTCGGTCTATTAACAATGCACGTGAAAATCACACACTAAGGAGACATGTCAATTTATCTTCAactttttttgaatgaaaacttTGACAGCTATTTCTAACTCAAGAGGTTCTTGAAATTTCCAACCTATTGAACTAACTCCATGTGTTGGCCTCTTGACAGAAATGAGAACCATTACTGGAAGTGGAGTTGGAGGTACGAAAGACATACAGGAAATGTTAAATTTCTGTGCTGCTCACAAAATATATCCTCAGATCGAAGTAGTTCCAATTCAATATGCAAATGAAGCTCTTGAGAGGCTGTTAAAGAAAGATGTCAAGTACCGGTTCGTGATTGACATTGAAAACTCCCTGAAATGACACCATGAAGAACAAGAGGATTCACTTTTTATGTAAGAAACATGTAGGTTTTGATCTTCTGCATAAAGTATGTTTTGGAATGATTTGAAATAAGCGAGTGGGTTTTATGTACTTTCTCTGTTGGTGAtgaaagtgtttttattttatgtaactTCCCTTTCTAATTGTACTggggttttttgtttggttgctccacccatcttttgtgttttttatttgatgttctCTTTTCCTTCCCCTTTTCCTTTGTATTTgcgaagaaaagaaagaaataatgggGACAAGTGGTAAGGCTTCCTCATTAACAGAGACATACACGCACAATTTGCTTAGCATTATTGTTAGTAAACATGTGAACTTCTGGAAATTTGCTTTGCTAATCCTTTCAATGAAATTAGATTACATCAAGAAAATCGGAGGAGAAACCTGAGTAAGGTGAAGGATCATCTATTCTTCCAATAACCAACTGACTCGTACAATCGGTTATGAGAATTGGTGTGGTATTGAGGATGCAGAGACTGAAGGTGTACATCGTGTGGTAACATCAACTCCTAAAAGACACTTCCATGTTTGTGAGATCAAATACTGTTGGAAACCAGTCGACTCGTTTTCCACCCAACATACCAATTCACATTCATACAACAATCAATGGATAAAGTAAAATGAGAACTTAATGATTAAGATTGTGGTAGTCAATTTAAGAGATAAAATTTGCCACAACTTAACAAATTTGACAcgaacccaacatgaaattaacgGGTTAGGTTAAAGTTGAATACcctaacctatttaattaaatgaatcaagctaaaattgacctatataatcttttaTTCATACTCCAACACGATTCGAACTCGATATATGATATTTAGGGCTAACTTTTTTATACGACTTCTGAACCTGACACAAACTCAACACAATATTAATGGGGTAAAGTTAAAGTGTTTAACTCCTATAATTAAAATGGCCGAATTAAGATTGACATATATAGTCATGCATCAACACAACCTAAACCCTACAGGCGAGTACAAATTGCCCCATTTGAATCAATCTGCGCCTGCGAACGAACAGTGGAATGGTCCTAAGCAATTCCCATTAATGTAGCATCCCTTAGATTCCATTAGCTTGGAATTTCCTCAAGAATATCCGTGGCTGCAAAGCTTAGGGTGACAAAATATGGGACTCAATCTGGCATCCTAGTTTCGAAATTAACGTAAAATAGCCATAAACAATACGTCTTCATAAAATGCACGAGGTAGCAACTAGATAGCGAGAATGAGTCCCATTTGTAATTAGAACCTTTTCAAGTTCAAAATTTCCAATAGGGCAAAATGCTGTTTGTATATATTAAGAAAAGTTAATGGTGATTAAGCATCCCCTCAAACCTGTCATAATCTTTCAACAACATTTGTAGTGTTGTTACATCATTAGCATATTGTGCAGCATCCTAGAAACGCTGCAATGCAAGCTAGACAAGTCCACTCATTTAGTATTTCTAGTCCAAATCAAGCTCTATATTTAGTCAAACATAGATGATCAAATAAACGACCAATTGTACCAGAGGAAGAATCCATAATCTGGTTTTACAACGTTAAACACAAACAGCAACATGTGCCAATAAGTCCTGAAATtcatatctaaaaaaaatacagaaacgCAGGGTATACCAGAAATTCATATCTCAGCGGCAGTAGGTTGGGTCATTCCCAACTTCACTAACAACTTGCTCAGCAACTCCGGTGGGCATACCTGGTACTTCACTTTTCCAGAAGGCAAGACGAATACTTCAGCCAATTCTAGCTTATCTGAAGTAAGACTGGTGCTGTCCATTGTCTTACTGAGCACTTTCAGTGCAAGCTCAACTGCTTCTTCTCTTGAGATTTCATCCTTGTAATCCTGCTTAAGCATGGACTGTGCTGCCTGGTTGTTTGCCCCAATCGCTGCAGCCTTCCAACCACCATAGTTTCCACTTGGGTCACTCATATAAAGCTGGAAACCAAAATTTTTGTCCCAACctgcaaaaagaaatgaaacacCAAATGGACGGAGCCCACCAAATTGTGTGTAACCTTGTTTGGTGTCACAGAGAGATTGGACAAGCTGCTCAACAGGCATTGGCTCTTGGTAAGCAAAAGTATAACGCTGGGCTTGGACTCTAGCCGTGTTGATAAGGATGTTGGCATCTGACATTATTCCAGCAACAGCACACGCTACATGGTCATCAATCTTATACATCTTTTCAGTTGATGTTGAGGTTTGAAGGAGCTTGGAAGTGACCTTCTTTTCACCAACCAAGACAACTCCATCCTTGGATAAAATCCCTATTGCAGTTCCAGCATTTCCAATGGCCTCCATTGCATATTCAACTTGGTAGAGACGACCTTCTGGAGAGAATATCGTTGTGCGGCTATCATACCTTCGAGACATTTTATATCACACtgaaacaaagagaaaattagTCAAAAGAGAACAATGTTGCAATTAAAAGAACAATAAATCTTAAGAATGGTACAAGGAATAAAAAAGTGAGCATGTACAGAGCAGaaagtatatttttttagattggtaagtaacacacacacacacagtgGAGCCCCTATCTTAAACATGGAAAATCCaatgtcaaaataaaataacatcagTCACGACAATGATGCTTTCATGTTTTGTATGTATGCACAAACCATTCATCATGTAGCTAGTATAACTGTGTGATCCCACAATCTCAAAAGCTGTATGTTTTTTGCACTTACGTTGTTAAAATGATTCAATAAATTAACCTTCTTAACACAAAAAGGAAGCACGAATATTCAGTGTTAACCTTTTAGAATCGTTTTGGTTAATGCCCATGATTGTGGATTGgttgattttgttaattttagaTGAAACATGGTTTTGGATTGGGATTATATTTTCTCAACTGATGAAACATGGTTAATTGGATCATTTTGTTTTGAAGATTTTAGTGTCTATTTCATTGCTGCCCATACATGTTAGTGTCGAATTGTTGTCTCTTTTGACAAATCAGCAATCCAACTTTTTCATAAAAtcaagcttaattttttttaataaattagttTGGTATGAGAGTCTGTCGATTTATTTCCTCCCTTAAAATTAAGCATTCAAATTCTGTTCTGAcctaaacaataaaaatcaaaacagtTGATATAACCTTTTTTTGGCTGCTGAAGAGAactataaagaagaaaagaaaatgagttttgaaagtTAGGTTTTATGTTGTTTGGTTTACAGAAAGTGAAAGGGTCTTATGGTTATACTAGGCTTACTTCATTTGattgttttgttaatttt encodes the following:
- the LOC132189463 gene encoding proteasome subunit alpha type-4-like — translated: MSRRYDSRTTIFSPEGRLYQVEYAMEAIGNAGTAIGILSKDGVVLVGEKKVTSKLLQTSTSTEKMYKIDDHVACAVAGIMSDANILINTARVQAQRYTFAYQEPMPVEQLVQSLCDTKQGYTQFGGLRPFGVSFLFAGWDKNFGFQLYMSDPSGNYGGWKAAAIGANNQAAQSMLKQDYKDEISREEAVELALKVLSKTMDSTSLTSDKLELAEVFVLPSGKVKYQVCPPELLSKLLVKLGMTQPTAAEI
- the LOC132190273 gene encoding probable cinnamyl alcohol dehydrogenase 1, with the translated sequence MSSASSNEDCLGWAARDASGVLSPYKFTRRAVGRDDVSIKITHCGICYADVVWTRNKHGDSKYPVVPGHEIAGIVKEVGTNVHRFKVGDHVGVGTYVNSCRDCEFCNKKLEVHCAKGAVYTFNGIDMDGTITKGGYSDYIVVHERYCYTIPDSYPLASAAPLLCAGITVYAPMMRHKMNQVGKSLGVIGLGGLGHMAVKFGKAFGLNVTVFSTSISKKEEALSLLGADKFVVSSDQKEMEALVKSLDFIIDTASGEHPLDPYISILKTTGILVVVCAPSELKFNPLGLLLEMRTITGSGVGGTKDIQEMLNFCAAHKIYPQIEVVPIQYANEALERLLKKDVKYRFVIDIENSLK